The Polaribacter sp. MED152 region AGAAGAATTAATCATTCTAGAAAAAGAAGCTAAAAAAGAGGTTACCAATGCAAAAAGAAATGCATGGAATGCCTTTTTAAATGAAATAAAATCAGAACTTTTAGAAGTTTCAGACATACTAAAAAGAGTAGCTGCAAAAAGTGTTAATGAAAACTTTATCAACAAGTACATTAACGATTTAAATGCAATTACAGAACCAACTAGAAAAGATGTTTTATCTGTAGCTAGAAAATGTTTATGGTATGTTAGAGATGAAGATATTGCTGCTAAAATAGAATTGCAAAACTTTATTAAAGATGCATTAACTCAAGCTCATGATAAATATTCATCTCACTTATTAAGTGAAACAGAAGCAAGTGCTTTAAAAGTTTTAGAAGAAGCACCAACGTATGCTCAAGAACAAAATCTAGTAGATGCTAGAATTGTTATGAGAGACAATTTTGATGCCATTTTAACCAAGCACAAAGATGTTCTAATCTTTGGTGAAGATGCAGGTTTTATTGGTGATGTTAATCAAGGTTTAGAAGGTTTACAGGAAAAATTTGGAGACATTAGGATTTCTGATACAGGAATTAGAGAAGCTACCATTTTAGGCCAAGGAATTGGTTTGGCAATGAGAGGTTTAAGGCCAATTGCCGAAATTCAATATTTAGATTACCTTTTGTATGCACTTCAAATAATGAGTGATGATTTGGCTACTTTACGTTATAGAACATATGGTAAGCAAAAGGCACCATTAATTATAAGAACAAGAGGTCATAGGCTAGAAGGTATTTGGCATGCAGGTTCACCTATGGGTGCTATTATTAATAGCTTGAGGGGTATTCATGTTTTAGTACCAAGAAATATGACTAAAGCTGCAGGATTTTACAACACACTTTTAGAAGGTGATGATCCTGCTTTAGTAATAGAATGTTTAAATGGTTATCGATTAAAAGAAGAGCTACCAACAAACTTAGGAGATTTTAAAACTAAAATCGGAGTTGTGGAAACCATTAAAGAAGGTAAGGATATTACAGTAGTATCTTATGGTTCAACTTTAAGAATTGTAGAAGATGCAGCTAAAGATTTAGCACAAGTTGGTATAGATATCGAAATTATAGATGCACAAAGTTTATTACCTTTCGATTTAAATCACGATTGTGTAAAAAGCCTTGCAAAAACTAATAAATTATTAGTGGTTGATGAAGATGTACCTGGAGGAGCTTCAGCATATATTTTACAAGAAATTTTAGAAACACAAAATGGATACCAATATTTAGATAGTAAACCTGCTACATTGTCTGCAAAAGCGCATAGACCAGCTTATGGTACAGATGGTGATTACTTTTCTAAACCATCTTCAGAAGATATTTTTGAAAAAATTTATGCTATTATGCATGAGTTTAATCCTAATAAATTCAAGAGTTTATATTAAGCTTTCAATTATAAAAGAAATCCCAATCAGCAATGATTGGGATTTTTATTTTAACAGAATCTATATTCCATTTCTTTTTAGTTTTTCTTAATTTAGAAAACTTAAATTCAAACTAAACTTTCATGAGAAAACTACTACTATTTTCTTTGATTTTAACCTTCTCTTTTCAAACTGAAGTTATTGCTCAAAAAAAGAAATCAAGAAAAAAACAAACTGAACAAGTTGCTCCAAAACCGAAAAAGAATAAAAAACCAAAATATTCAGATTTTGTAAAATCAAGCACAAAAACCGATGATGGTTTATTTAAAGTACATAACAACAATGGAAAATTTATGTACGAAATTCCAAAAACTCATTTTGGAAAAGAAATGTTATTGGTTACCAGAATTAAAGATATTCCTGCAGGTTTAGGTGGTGGTTATGTAAACGCTGGTTCAAAAATAAATACACAAGTTGTAGTTTGGGAAAAATTCCAAAACAAAATTTTATTAAAAGTAAAGTCTTATAATGCAGTTGCAAATGACTCTTTACCCATTTACAAATCTGTAAAAGCTAACAATTTAGAACCTATAATTTATGCATTTGACGTTAAAACAGAAAATACAGATTCTACATCAGTTTTAGTAGATATAACTAAGTTCTTTACTTCAGATATTAAAGCAATTTCTGCTTTACCTGCAAGATATAGAAGAACGTATAAAGTGAGAAGATTAGATGCGTCTAGAAGTTTTATCAACTCAATTAAAAGTTACCCAAACAATATAGAAGTAGTGCAAGATTTTACTTTTGATGCAGATGCACCTCCTAGCAATTCTAGAACGAATACTATTACAATTCGTGTAAATCAATCTATGATTGTTTTACCAGAAGATAAAATGATGCCTAGAATTTACGATAAACGAGTTGGATATTTTTCTATTGGAAATGTAGATTACAGCTCTGAAGCTTTAAAAGCAGATTCCAAAAGATATATTAGAAGATGGAGGCTTGAGCCAAAAGATATTGACGCTTATAATCGTGGAGAATTGGTAGAGCCAATTAAACCTATTGTATATTATTTAGATCCTGCAACTCCAGATAAATTAAAGAAATTTATTAAGCAGGGTGTAGACGATTGGCAAAAAGTTTTTGAAACAGCTGGGTTTAAAAATGCAATTATGGCTAAGTATGCACCAACTAAAGAAGAAGATCCAGAATTTAGTATGGAAGATGTTCGTTATTCATCTATTAGATATGTTGCCAGTACAACTAGAAACGCAACAGGGCCAAGTGTTTCTGACCCAAGAACAGGAGAAATTTTAGAGAGCGATATTATTTGGTATCACAACCATTTACGCTCATATAGAAATAGA contains the following coding sequences:
- a CDS encoding zinc-dependent metalloprotease, with the protein product MRKLLLFSLILTFSFQTEVIAQKKKSRKKQTEQVAPKPKKNKKPKYSDFVKSSTKTDDGLFKVHNNNGKFMYEIPKTHFGKEMLLVTRIKDIPAGLGGGYVNAGSKINTQVVVWEKFQNKILLKVKSYNAVANDSLPIYKSVKANNLEPIIYAFDVKTENTDSTSVLVDITKFFTSDIKAISALPARYRRTYKVRRLDASRSFINSIKSYPNNIEVVQDFTFDADAPPSNSRTNTITIRVNQSMIVLPEDKMMPRIYDKRVGYFSIGNVDYSSEALKADSKRYIRRWRLEPKDIDAYNRGELVEPIKPIVYYLDPATPDKLKKFIKQGVDDWQKVFETAGFKNAIMAKYAPTKEEDPEFSMEDVRYSSIRYVASTTRNATGPSVSDPRTGEILESDIIWYHNHLRSYRNRYLLETGAANPSARTLDTPEEEIGEMMRMVISHEVGHALGLPHNMAASYAYPVDSLRSGKFTQKMGIAATIMDYARYNYVAQPGDENIRFIRQLGPYDHYAINWGYRKLSWAKNPEDEVKTLDKWIESKANDPIYRFGGQRFDPSAQTEGIGNDQVKASTYGIKNLKIVANNLPAWTSNQTNNYEDLSELYGELLGVWSRYVGHVSGNIGGIYEYNKKPTQNGFVYKSVSKEKQKEAMVWLQENAFQTQDWLLDDKILANIDESGYTNRMLRLQNRQLNGLLNKSKLERMIDASVIEPTTYQAIDMIRDLRNGIFKEANYTRNVDVFRRNLQKSFIDRMSYLLNSKNAQHADINSIVRGELESLNFQLTLAKNRKVNRITRYHYRDCIAKIKEALNPN
- a CDS encoding thiamine pyrophosphate-dependent enzyme, encoding MSTKTATQSSQEISFSDFKKEVLQDYKIAKISRECSLLGRREVLTGKAKFGIFGDGKEVPQLAMAKAFQKGDFRSGYYRDQTFMMSIGELSAQQFFAGLYAHTDIEADPMSAGRQMGGHFATHSLQEDGSWKNLTQQYNSSSDISPTAGQMPRLLGLAQASKVYRNEKSVAHNTNFSNKGNEVAWGTIGNASTSEGLFFETINAAGVLQVPMVMNVWDDEYGISVHAKHQTTKESISEILKGFQRDEKNKGYELFVVNGWDYVQLMDVYQKASKIAREEHVPVLIHVKELTQPQGHSTSGSHERYKDQDRLKWEKDHDCLTKMREWILDFELETETGETLRFVEGEEELIILEKEAKKEVTNAKRNAWNAFLNEIKSELLEVSDILKRVAAKSVNENFINKYINDLNAITEPTRKDVLSVARKCLWYVRDEDIAAKIELQNFIKDALTQAHDKYSSHLLSETEASALKVLEEAPTYAQEQNLVDARIVMRDNFDAILTKHKDVLIFGEDAGFIGDVNQGLEGLQEKFGDIRISDTGIREATILGQGIGLAMRGLRPIAEIQYLDYLLYALQIMSDDLATLRYRTYGKQKAPLIIRTRGHRLEGIWHAGSPMGAIINSLRGIHVLVPRNMTKAAGFYNTLLEGDDPALVIECLNGYRLKEELPTNLGDFKTKIGVVETIKEGKDITVVSYGSTLRIVEDAAKDLAQVGIDIEIIDAQSLLPFDLNHDCVKSLAKTNKLLVVDEDVPGGASAYILQEILETQNGYQYLDSKPATLSAKAHRPAYGTDGDYFSKPSSEDIFEKIYAIMHEFNPNKFKSLY